The proteins below come from a single Vanessa tameamea isolate UH-Manoa-2023 chromosome 15, ilVanTame1 primary haplotype, whole genome shotgun sequence genomic window:
- the LOC113399648 gene encoding upstream stimulatory factor 2: MAKVEVEVDIHENSLDNSADSELLGMVDEGSFGSAECERSHLVSQSFLDGNEEDNSSSYNFKDLSGAVTYKLVQMTGEETPNTMSSHSPTHVIPSGEFYVISNPVQVFGTTATQKKVIRRQPMQNKAITAKKRDDKRRATHNEVERRRRDKINSWITKLAALVPNSGLPDTASKGGILAKACDHITELTEKQKKLEKLEVDNDKLVLEVLRLNQELTELRKENTSMRVQLADNCLISSTPSHRPKGQKS, encoded by the exons ATGGCCAAAGTAGAAGTTGAAGTTGACATCCATGAAAATTCACTCGATAACAG TGCAGATAGTGAGTTGCTGGGCATGGTCGATGAAGGATCATTTG GGAGTGCTGAGTGTGAAAGATCACATTTAGTTTCACAGTCTTTTCTGGATGGTAATGAAGAAGATAATAGCTCCTCATATAACTTTAAGGATTTAT CTGGAGCAGTGACATATAAACTAGTCCAAATGACTGGTGAAGAAACACCTAACACTATGTCTTCCCATTCTCCAACACATG TGATACCCAGCGGTGAGTTTTATGTCATAAGCAACCCAGTACAAGTATTCGGAACAACTGcaacacaaaaaaaagtaattagaaGACAACCAATGCAAAATAAAGCTATAACAGCCAAAAAG CGGGATGACAAAAGAAGGGCAACCCACAATGAAGTGGAAAGGCGCCGAAGGGATAAAATTAACAGTTGGATCACAAAACTAGCTGCTCTAGTACCTAATTCTGGTCTTCCCGACACAGCGAGTAAGGGTGGCATTTTAGCTAAAGCCTGTGACCACATCACTGAACTCACCGAGAAACagaagaa ATTGGAAAAGCTGGAGGTTGATAATGACAAACTTGTATTAGAAGTCTTAAGGCTCAATCAAGAATTAACAGAACTAAGGAAAGAGAACACCTCAATGCGGGTACAGTTAGCGGACAACTGTCTGATTTCAAGTACACCTAGCCACCGACCGAAAGGTCAAAAGTCTTAg
- the LOC113399647 gene encoding zinc finger protein 391-like gives MESFCRGCLSKYDPIELIQYSEKNRRLFVYSTGLQVKRNDTFIFQLCKECSINMKTACNFKKNCRNSDKKLKSYIELKESGENIEFCTFLKNTDDTIKFRLPMNIGNSTPAHQKIRDDDNESTCTSIQNFMTDILQAEEIPDSEARIIREVIEEEADILEDSLDSHWLQDDVSVDSDYRLDFSFSPFSTPRSAINENQFSPIKLTNQLKDSEIEKHNPELIIENVAQNNVENIFTSKPAISLNDSDFKNEFNLNIAQDKKCVIDVNLENALRNDTAQKVSLEELISTPPMIPNISGPPTPVIKNILFGNNIDLDSEITQKENLDCQHRKEELRDIQPDIDVIDEFLNVNHVNLKENTEDIEFSNSLMDLDEVESIDIYFNKTLEKESDDNDMKRSMSPIENKYCITNFYCKMCKRQFKNLLALKVHCTKYHKFKIEKPKTKRIRKQYICDFCGQLFASSRCIVKHLERHQKPKTYECKKCTLTFKTEAGMRLHESIHTGIRIKNRNSKKKYVCSVCGAVCSSSSNYNIHKRRHLNKFTISCEECGKGFYRTSDLVIHMRKHTGERPYECKYCPRRFIRQDILSRHMKCHTGEKPFTCQFCDTKFCKAYDLKSHQSKSKLCIHRQMEVIKEKNDVENEILVTNAFVF, from the exons atGGAGAGTTTCTGTAGAGGATGTCTATCGAAATATGACCCGATTGAGTTAATACAATATAGTGAAAAAAATAGAAGGTTATTTGTGTACTCTACTGGTTTacag gtcaAACGGAATGACACTTTCATATTCCAATTATGTAAAGAATGTTCTATAAACATGAAGACGGCGTGTAATTTCAAAAAGAATTGCCGCAACTCTGATAAAAAGCTCAAAAGTTACATAGAACTAAAGGAATCTGGTGAAAACATAGAATTTTGCACATTTCTTAAAAACACTGATGATACCATAAAATTCAG gcTTCCAATGAATATTGGAAACAGTACGCCGGCTCATCAAAAGATCCGGGATGATGATAatg AATCAACATGTACAAGCATACAAAACTTCATGACGGATATCCTTCAAGCTGAAGAAATTCCAGACAGTGAGGCACGCATCATCAGGGAAGTGATAGAGGAGGAAGCAGATATTTTGGAAGACTCCTTAGACTCCCATTGGCTGCAGGATGATGTCTCAGTTGATAGTGATTATAGGTTGGATTTTAG TTTCAGTCCTTTTTCTACACCTCGTTCAGCTATTAATGAGAACCAATTCAGTCCAATTAAATTGACTAACCAACTAAAAGACAGTGAAATAGAAAAACATAATCCAGAATTGATTATTGAAAATGTAGCACAAAAtaatgtagaaaatatttttacaagtaaaCCGGCCATTAGTTTGAATGATAGCGACTTTAAAAATgagtttaatttgaatatagcACAAGATAAAAAATGCGTAATAGATGTTAATTTAGAAAATGCGCTGAGAAATGACACAGCCCAGAAAGTGTCACTGGAAGAACTGATTTCTACTCCTCCCA TGATTCCAAATATATCAGGACCTCCTACAcctgtgataaaaaatattctatttggaaataatatagATCTTGATAGTGAAATAACACAAAAGGAAAATTTAGATTGTCAACATCGTAAAGAAGAATTAAGAGATATACAGCCAGATATTGATGTGATAGATGAATTTCTTAATGTTAatcatgtaaatttaaaagaaaatactgaAGATATTGAATTTAGTAATAGTTTAATGGATTTGGATGAAGTTGagagtatagatatatattttaataaaacattagagAAAGAATCAGATGACAATGATATGAAAAGGTCTATGTCacctatagaaaataaatattgcataacAAACTTCTATTGTAAAATGTGCAAACGtcagtttaaaaatttattagcaTTAAAAGTACACTGcacaaaatatcataaatttaaaatagagaaACCAAAAACGAAACGGATTAGGAAACAGTATATTTGTGACTTCTGTGGACAACTGTTTGCATCATCGAGGTGTATTGTGAAGCACCTTGAAAGACATCAG AAACCAAAAACGTATGAATGCAAGAAATGTACCTTGACATTTAAGACAGAGGCTGGGATGAGATTACATGAAAGCATTCACACGGGGATCAGAATAAAGAACAGAAATAGTAAA aaaaaatatgtttgtagcgTTTGTGGAGCAGTATGCAGCAGTTCTTCAAATTACAATATCCACAAAAGACGGCacctaaataaatttacaatatcatGTGAAGAGTGTGGGAAAGGCTTCTATAGAACTTCCGATTTGGTAATCCATATGAG AAAACATACTGGGGAGCGACCTTATGAATGTAAATATTGCCCCCGCCGTTTTATCCGGCAAGATATTCTTAGCAGACATATGAAATGTCATACAG GCGAGAAACCTTTCACTTGTCAATTCTGTGATACAAAGTTCTGCAAAGCATATGATTTGAAGTCTCATCAAAGTAAATCCAAATTATGTATCCATCGTCAGATGGAAGTAATAAAGGAGAAAAACGATGTAGAAAATGAAATACTTGTTACAAAtgcttttgtattttaa
- the LOC113399676 gene encoding protein FAM177B isoform X2 — protein sequence METNEVNKMDSAVHVNINRSIRMLHFSDGVEEEIEEEKKSLTWGPWFSHYASRSGSKVLNAVDYAGESLANFFGITTPKYQIEINEYERLQEEKKRIEDESAGWVPKNGGGDIPLVLNEPLKVMGNYDNMQV from the exons ATGGAAACTAACGAAGTAAATAAGATGGACTCTGCAGTGCATGTTAATATTAACAGGTCTATAAGAATGCTACACTTCAGCGACGGAGTAGAGGAAGAAATAGAAGAAGAAAAG aAATCATTAACATGGGGACCTTGGTTTTCACATTATGCTTCAAGGTCTGGATCAAAGGTTCTGAATGCAGTGGATTATGCAGGGGAATCATTAGCTAATTTCTTTGGAATAACAACGCCTAAATATCAAATCGAGATCAATGAATATGAAAGATTACAAGAAGAGAAAAAGAGGATAGAAGATGAATCAGCCGGTTGGGTGCCAAAGAATGGAGGAGGTGATATACCTCTAGTCCTAAATGAACCTTTAAAAGTTATGGGAAACTATGATAACATGCAAGTTTAA
- the LOC113399676 gene encoding protein FAM177A1 isoform X1, producing the protein METNEVNKMDSAVHVNINRSIRMLHFSDGVEEEIEEEKVNELQSVKNIDENIDPKSLTWGPWFSHYASRSGSKVLNAVDYAGESLANFFGITTPKYQIEINEYERLQEEKKRIEDESAGWVPKNGGGDIPLVLNEPLKVMGNYDNMQV; encoded by the exons ATGGAAACTAACGAAGTAAATAAGATGGACTCTGCAGTGCATGTTAATATTAACAGGTCTATAAGAATGCTACACTTCAGCGACGGAGTAGAGGAAGAAATAGAAGAAGAAAAGGTGAATGAACTTCAAagtgttaaaaatattgatgaaaatataGATCCA aAATCATTAACATGGGGACCTTGGTTTTCACATTATGCTTCAAGGTCTGGATCAAAGGTTCTGAATGCAGTGGATTATGCAGGGGAATCATTAGCTAATTTCTTTGGAATAACAACGCCTAAATATCAAATCGAGATCAATGAATATGAAAGATTACAAGAAGAGAAAAAGAGGATAGAAGATGAATCAGCCGGTTGGGTGCCAAAGAATGGAGGAGGTGATATACCTCTAGTCCTAAATGAACCTTTAAAAGTTATGGGAAACTATGATAACATGCAAGTTTAA